In Bacteroidales bacterium, the following are encoded in one genomic region:
- a CDS encoding TolC family protein, with product MGRKTATLIFLLPALVAALITVPFSLGAQNLKSKLDLLPGVSLIESVHRTMTHSWDIKNQQQLADYYFGLYMASEGKFDYKLNLSAQKNILNNPEYTIQDKIIHQYSNVLSYQLGISKQFEYGITVSPNVLATFSESKYDGQNVYPKRYQNHLAANLTINIPLLQNSGKAATTASINANQLLYEANLKKLYHTVTQSIYATASAYWNYAAMNEQCVQIREVIDNEYDYLDQMRKLASADLIPSADTLNVSANIGSYLIMLSDYYQQLLSARTNLGQVMGLDAKSIDSLGFPTDIFPLIDLKSIDLTALRSTNPDQVLNQRGDYQALLQTVESGKCNLLLANQAVKPKLDLNVTGGYTGLVASDQYNFTAPYSQNIPGPSVWVSLDFQLPVSNKSGKGVVVQNKALLEQSSNQAQMLASSILSEVQLSADKLNFLIGEYQDQMETLDYLAAIYENEKRKYIDQESTLINVNSTKTQLLNARLNLISIMGRYYSEVVYFRFITGTLLNPGKPDNTIELDQLITLPKH from the coding sequence ATGGGTAGGAAAACCGCAACACTGATTTTTCTCTTGCCTGCTTTAGTCGCAGCATTAATCACTGTTCCGTTTTCCCTTGGGGCACAAAACCTAAAAAGTAAGCTAGATTTATTACCCGGGGTTTCACTCATTGAATCGGTTCATCGAACCATGACTCATAGCTGGGATATTAAAAACCAGCAACAGCTTGCTGACTATTATTTTGGGCTATATATGGCATCAGAGGGCAAATTTGATTATAAACTTAATCTTTCAGCCCAGAAAAACATTCTCAATAATCCGGAATACACAATTCAGGATAAGATTATCCACCAGTATTCAAATGTTTTATCCTACCAATTAGGTATCAGTAAACAGTTTGAATATGGCATTACAGTAAGTCCGAATGTACTGGCCACCTTTTCTGAAAGCAAGTATGATGGCCAGAATGTCTATCCTAAACGATATCAGAATCACCTGGCTGCCAATCTTACAATAAACATCCCACTTCTTCAAAATAGTGGAAAGGCTGCCACAACCGCATCCATCAATGCAAATCAGCTGCTGTATGAGGCAAATCTTAAAAAATTGTATCATACCGTAACCCAGTCTATTTATGCTACAGCATCAGCATATTGGAACTATGCAGCCATGAATGAACAATGTGTTCAAATTCGTGAAGTCATTGATAACGAGTATGACTACCTGGACCAGATGAGGAAACTGGCATCGGCCGATCTTATTCCCAGTGCCGACACCCTTAATGTGAGTGCCAACATAGGTTCATACCTGATCATGTTGTCCGACTACTACCAACAGCTTTTATCGGCCCGGACCAATCTTGGGCAAGTCATGGGACTTGATGCTAAATCAATTGACTCTCTAGGCTTTCCAACTGATATATTTCCCTTGATCGATTTAAAAAGCATTGACCTTACAGCCTTGAGAAGTACCAATCCAGACCAGGTTTTGAATCAGCGAGGTGATTACCAGGCACTTCTTCAAACAGTGGAGTCGGGAAAATGCAACCTGCTTTTGGCGAATCAGGCAGTTAAGCCTAAGCTTGACCTGAATGTTACCGGCGGATACACTGGTCTTGTGGCCTCTGATCAATACAATTTCACGGCACCTTATTCCCAAAACATACCAGGTCCTTCCGTATGGGTTTCGCTTGACTTCCAGTTGCCGGTATCCAATAAATCAGGGAAAGGAGTTGTAGTACAGAATAAAGCATTGCTGGAACAAAGCAGTAACCAGGCACAGATGCTGGCCAGTAGCATTTTATCAGAGGTGCAGCTTTCGGCCGACAAACTGAACTTCCTTATCGGGGAATACCAGGATCAAATGGAGACTTTAGATTACCTGGCAGCTATTTATGAAAACGAAAAACGGAAATATATTGACCAGGAATCTACTTTAATTAATGTGAATAGTACAAAGACACAACTATTGAATGCCCGCCTGAACCTGATTTCAATTATGGGCAGGTATTACTCCGAAGTAGTCTATTTCAGATTCATTACAGGAACGTTGTTGAATCCAGGCAAGCCGGACAATACAATTGAACTTGACCAATTGATCACTTTGCCAAAACATTAA
- a CDS encoding NHLP bacteriocin export ABC transporter permease/ATPase subunit, whose translation MQEKWKDTGERVELKSNRFITLTESKYLYYLAEGKANVYYSAFENQTPAGRRNFIFSLQQGQIALGLENERLENGLMLLVVAEGDCLFKKIPVTEFEKPLSEKPEKEYISGLIDGWIKNCASFIQGGMVPYEFIEPENGEQFSSQANECILSSEVKWVKQISGQSRVASLELLAESKELYFPVCGQLWLTSTEESSYLGYDTISLFDQYLLLSSLLRFNKWFYDYLVWNQQITIEKDRSLLLNKIAGQKAAFSGTAQVFSSIFGKKSNTYFISETEASDELLATCQMIAKAGGFRIVKPKPVASDRISDRLDVILFASHIQKRKVTLEKDWWKLDIEPLLVFSKTDQKPAAVIPIHPGKNVLIRPFTQEAIALNAVTAETLCSEGFSFFRPLPDKKLTFKDLLIYSFRKSSKDLWRLALVGILLGLLGMVTPVLTGSIFEQVIPNANQSLLLGIVIALTVSAFVNIMFIYVRGMSVQRIQTRITASLQIAVWDRILHLPASFFRKYTSGEMAMRANGINSIMQVLSGTVINTVLTGIFTLFNFFLLYYYDSGLVFPTVIILLAVLLGVIILTGYLQTRQQTRIVSLMQKISGKTLQFINGISKLRVSGTEKNAFSIWANMYADQRQSEFRNRRIGNFYSAFNVAFPVICTLLLYSLIFDRLNEKYLGIGAFIAFMSAFSSLSISILSVGQSFTSVMQAVPFYRNLKPILESVTEFDSSKAHPGDLVGNIGFQHVSFRYDPDGPLVLNNISLKVPAGKFVAVVGPSGSGKSTLIRLLLGFETPEQGAIYIDDQELATLEIQAVRRQTGTVLQQGKLMPGSIFSNIAGVSNLTEDDAWEAARLVGFDEDIRQMPMGMQTMVSEGGRNLSGGQRQRLLIARAIITKPRILIFDEATSALDNRTQAIITESLNLLKVTRLVIAHRLSTIREADYIYVLKDGQMCEEGTFDQLFAENGIFTALVKRQME comes from the coding sequence ATGCAGGAAAAGTGGAAAGATACAGGTGAAAGGGTTGAATTAAAATCAAACCGGTTTATTACTCTCACAGAGAGCAAATACCTGTATTATCTTGCCGAAGGGAAAGCCAATGTATATTACTCTGCATTCGAAAACCAAACTCCTGCCGGCAGACGCAATTTTATTTTTAGCCTGCAGCAGGGACAGATTGCCCTGGGACTTGAAAACGAAAGGCTGGAAAATGGATTAATGCTCCTGGTTGTGGCAGAAGGTGACTGCCTTTTTAAGAAAATTCCGGTAACTGAATTTGAAAAACCGTTATCCGAAAAACCTGAAAAGGAATATATCAGCGGATTAATTGATGGTTGGATTAAAAACTGTGCAAGCTTTATCCAGGGAGGGATGGTTCCTTATGAATTTATTGAACCGGAAAATGGTGAACAGTTTTCCTCACAGGCCAATGAATGCATACTTTCATCAGAAGTAAAATGGGTGAAACAAATCAGCGGGCAATCCCGTGTTGCATCATTAGAGCTGCTTGCTGAATCAAAGGAGCTGTATTTCCCGGTTTGCGGACAATTGTGGCTTACATCAACAGAAGAAAGCAGCTACCTGGGATATGATACTATTTCATTGTTTGACCAATATCTACTTTTATCCTCTCTTTTAAGGTTCAATAAATGGTTTTATGATTACCTGGTTTGGAATCAGCAAATAACAATTGAAAAGGACCGCAGCTTACTTCTAAATAAGATAGCTGGCCAAAAGGCAGCCTTCAGCGGTACTGCACAGGTATTTTCTTCCATCTTTGGTAAGAAAAGCAATACTTACTTCATTTCTGAAACAGAGGCATCGGATGAATTACTGGCTACTTGCCAGATGATTGCAAAGGCTGGTGGATTCAGGATTGTAAAGCCAAAACCGGTTGCATCCGACAGGATATCCGACAGACTCGATGTCATTTTATTTGCATCGCACATTCAAAAGAGGAAAGTAACTCTCGAAAAGGATTGGTGGAAACTTGACATCGAACCCTTGCTTGTTTTCTCCAAAACAGATCAGAAACCAGCTGCTGTTATTCCGATTCATCCAGGAAAAAATGTACTTATCCGGCCATTCACCCAGGAAGCTATTGCTCTGAATGCAGTCACTGCTGAAACACTTTGTTCTGAAGGGTTTTCTTTTTTCAGGCCCCTGCCTGACAAAAAACTGACCTTTAAAGATCTGTTGATTTATAGTTTCAGAAAATCCTCAAAAGATCTTTGGCGGCTTGCCCTGGTGGGCATTTTACTCGGATTGCTCGGAATGGTTACACCTGTATTGACGGGTTCCATCTTTGAACAGGTTATCCCAAATGCCAACCAATCGTTATTACTGGGAATTGTTATTGCTTTGACAGTATCAGCATTTGTAAATATCATGTTTATCTATGTTCGGGGCATGTCAGTGCAACGCATCCAAACACGCATAACAGCTTCTTTACAAATTGCTGTCTGGGACAGGATCCTTCATTTACCAGCCTCATTTTTCAGGAAATATACATCTGGTGAAATGGCTATGAGGGCCAATGGCATCAATTCGATTATGCAGGTACTTTCGGGAACTGTAATCAATACGGTGCTGACAGGTATTTTTACCTTATTCAATTTCTTTCTATTGTATTATTATGATTCAGGACTGGTATTTCCGACAGTAATTATTTTGCTGGCGGTGCTGCTTGGTGTTATTATCCTTACAGGCTATTTACAGACACGGCAGCAGACCAGGATTGTTTCATTGATGCAAAAAATTTCCGGTAAAACGCTTCAGTTTATAAACGGAATATCAAAATTAAGGGTTAGTGGAACAGAAAAAAATGCCTTTTCCATCTGGGCAAATATGTACGCCGACCAACGTCAATCTGAATTCAGAAACCGCAGGATAGGAAATTTCTATTCAGCATTTAATGTTGCATTCCCGGTGATATGCACCCTTTTGCTTTATTCATTGATTTTTGACCGGCTTAACGAAAAATACCTTGGGATAGGAGCATTTATTGCATTTATGAGTGCCTTTAGCAGCTTATCCATCTCTATTCTTTCTGTCGGACAGTCATTTACTTCTGTAATGCAAGCCGTACCATTTTACAGGAATCTTAAACCAATACTTGAATCGGTTACCGAATTCGACAGTAGCAAGGCACATCCGGGCGACTTAGTTGGAAATATTGGTTTCCAGCATGTATCATTCAGATATGATCCTGATGGGCCATTGGTCCTCAATAATATAAGCCTGAAAGTACCTGCAGGTAAATTCGTTGCGGTTGTGGGTCCTTCAGGTTCAGGAAAATCAACTCTAATCAGGTTATTACTGGGATTTGAAACACCTGAACAGGGAGCTATTTATATAGATGATCAGGAACTTGCTACACTCGAAATACAGGCAGTCCGACGACAGACAGGAACAGTTCTCCAGCAAGGGAAACTAATGCCCGGGAGTATCTTCAGTAATATAGCCGGTGTGAGTAATTTGACAGAAGATGATGCCTGGGAAGCAGCCCGTTTGGTGGGATTTGATGAAGATATCAGGCAAATGCCAATGGGTATGCAAACAATGGTTAGTGAAGGTGGCCGGAACCTTTCAGGGGGGCAACGTCAGCGCCTTCTTATAGCGAGAGCCATCATTACCAAACCCAGAATTCTGATATTCGATGAAGCAACAAGTGCACTCGATAACCGAACACAAGCCATTATTACAGAAAGCCTGAATTTGCTGAAAGTCACGAGGCTTGTAATTGCACATCGGCTCAGCACTATCCGTGAAGCAGATTATATTTATGTGCTAAAAGACGGGCAAATGTGTGAAGAGGGTACTTTCGACCAGCTCTTTGCAGAAAACGGAATTTTTACAGCATTGGTGAAAAGGCAGATGGAATAG
- a CDS encoding T9SS type A sorting domain-containing protein: protein MKTSTHSFAKFSSSMVKKGLLTLFVLLYFQGLTQTLTPEFDSAGYTLTDLGSIDQLPSQYGGLTIRPEQPNTLYIGGAANTGSGGLYTVALTRDPVSKHITGFDGSAVLYIAAPNNDGGIIFAPNGTLLFTRYSMNELGQVLPDNSYISNSLTAYGVASSVGALAFVPAGYPGAGSLVFSSYNESIMYNVPFTIDNNGQYLLSNKIAEVSVYGVASGPEGIAYIPSGSATFPNLSMAISSYSNGTVVVFEVGDNGLPVPSSAREMVTGLTGAEGALIDPLTGDFLFSTFGGGNKVIRITGFEKPSSVNEKPLNKQAGFSISPNLTEGYFKLDFANHVTGGMITVFNIHGAKVLEQEIDVEGPYEYDLSAQPAGLYFVRVKNGNSTGYQRLVLQ from the coding sequence ATGAAAACCTCTACCCATTCTTTTGCAAAATTTTCATCTTCAATGGTGAAAAAAGGCCTGCTGACATTGTTCGTCCTGTTATATTTCCAGGGACTCACCCAAACCCTGACTCCGGAATTTGATTCAGCCGGCTACACTTTAACTGACCTGGGAAGCATTGATCAGCTACCTTCCCAATATGGAGGGCTTACCATCAGGCCGGAACAACCGAATACGCTTTATATAGGAGGAGCTGCAAACACCGGCAGCGGGGGTCTGTACACAGTTGCCCTGACCAGGGATCCGGTATCGAAACACATAACCGGCTTTGATGGAAGTGCTGTCCTGTATATCGCAGCACCCAACAATGACGGCGGTATTATTTTCGCCCCTAACGGAACGCTCCTTTTCACCAGGTACAGCATGAATGAACTAGGCCAGGTATTGCCCGATAATTCCTATATCAGCAATTCTTTAACAGCTTATGGGGTGGCTTCATCGGTGGGTGCACTGGCTTTTGTGCCTGCAGGATATCCCGGTGCAGGCAGCCTGGTATTTTCATCCTACAATGAATCAATTATGTATAATGTTCCTTTCACCATAGATAACAACGGGCAATATCTTTTATCAAACAAGATTGCTGAGGTCTCTGTCTATGGAGTGGCTTCGGGTCCAGAGGGGATTGCTTATATTCCGTCAGGTTCAGCAACTTTCCCCAACCTCTCAATGGCCATCTCCTCTTATTCCAACGGAACAGTAGTTGTTTTTGAGGTGGGGGATAATGGACTGCCTGTTCCATCCAGCGCAAGAGAAATGGTAACAGGACTTACCGGGGCTGAAGGAGCATTAATAGACCCCCTGACAGGCGATTTCCTCTTTTCAACTTTCGGAGGTGGCAATAAAGTAATCAGGATAACCGGTTTTGAAAAACCTTCCTCAGTAAATGAAAAACCATTGAACAAACAGGCTGGTTTCAGTATATCTCCCAATCTCACTGAGGGTTACTTTAAGCTTGATTTTGCGAACCATGTTACCGGAGGAATGATTACAGTTTTCAATATTCATGGTGCTAAAGTGCTGGAACAGGAAATTGATGTTGAAGGTCCTTATGAATATGACCTTTCCGCACAACCTGCCGGATTGTACTTTGTCAGGGTAAAAAACGGGAACTCCACAGGTTACCAAAGACTTGTTCTGCAGTAA
- a CDS encoding NHLP family bacteriocin export ABC transporter peptidase/permease/ATPase subunit: MITKETYKKVQTDTVLQMETVECGAASLSMIFGFYGLYKPLEQLRVECGISRNGSNALNLIKAARNNGFEASGLKLEIDQLHTVNLPFIVFWNFNHFIVVEGFDKKYFYLNDPATGHRKVSHEEFSKSYTGITLNFKPGDTFSKSGTKPNVAISLRKKMTGLRSSIIFLVICSLFLIIPGIIIPSLSQIFIDDILIKRFDNWFRPLIIGLALLGIIKLVLTYIQQKYLLRLETRVALSLSSNYFWHVLNLPVSFFSQRFAGDINGRIAINNKVAQLLSGDLANSFLSLISMVFFAVILFRYSVILTLVGILFALINISIVRAVSKKRTELNNKLQVEQGKQIGLSVNGLQLIETIKASGTESDFFAKWVDSQSVLINMQQRIGLISQKLDLASPLLNSLNTMVLLGFGSILVIRGELTMGQLIVFQALMGSFTAPVNSLVSLYSKVQDITAGVNRLDDVLNAEIDKAVVLPDQDYGTETAADAKLKGFVELRNVTFGYSPLEKPLIENFNLKLEPGARVALVGSSGSGKSTISKLVSGLYEPWSGEILFDGIHRDNIPRPVMNNSLALVDQDIFLFQDSIKENIAMWNHAIPDQHIIKASADAEIHGEISSCPGGYNYQIEEGGKNFSGGQCQRIEIARALAINPSIIILDEATSALDATTEKNIDDNLRRRGCTCIIVAHRLSTIRDCDEIIVLTAGKVAERGTHEELMKLNGAYKRLIQEA; the protein is encoded by the coding sequence ATGATAACTAAAGAAACATACAAAAAGGTACAAACAGATACCGTGCTCCAGATGGAAACAGTGGAGTGTGGTGCTGCATCCCTTTCAATGATCTTTGGTTTTTACGGACTCTATAAACCTCTTGAACAATTGCGTGTAGAGTGTGGCATATCACGCAATGGAAGCAATGCTCTTAATCTCATAAAAGCTGCACGAAACAATGGTTTTGAAGCATCAGGACTGAAACTGGAAATCGATCAGCTGCATACTGTAAATCTGCCATTCATTGTTTTCTGGAATTTCAACCATTTCATAGTTGTTGAAGGATTTGACAAAAAGTATTTCTATCTGAATGATCCTGCCACAGGCCACCGAAAGGTTAGTCACGAAGAATTCAGTAAATCATATACCGGGATAACCCTAAACTTTAAACCGGGAGATACTTTCAGCAAATCAGGGACAAAACCCAATGTGGCAATCTCATTGAGAAAGAAAATGACCGGCTTGAGAAGCAGTATAATTTTCCTGGTAATCTGTAGTTTATTCCTCATCATCCCGGGTATCATCATCCCTTCCCTTTCCCAGATTTTTATTGACGACATCCTCATTAAACGCTTCGACAATTGGTTCAGGCCATTGATAATCGGTTTGGCTTTACTTGGGATTATTAAACTTGTTCTTACTTACATCCAGCAAAAATACCTGCTCCGACTGGAAACCAGGGTAGCCCTTTCCCTGTCGTCAAACTACTTCTGGCATGTTTTGAATCTTCCGGTTTCATTCTTCAGCCAGCGATTTGCGGGTGATATAAATGGACGTATTGCGATAAACAACAAGGTTGCTCAACTGCTTTCAGGCGACCTGGCCAACAGTTTCCTCAGCCTGATATCAATGGTGTTCTTTGCAGTTATTCTATTCAGGTACAGCGTAATACTCACCCTTGTCGGAATTTTATTTGCTTTGATCAATATATCAATTGTAAGGGCGGTTTCAAAAAAGCGGACAGAACTAAACAATAAGCTCCAGGTTGAACAGGGAAAGCAAATCGGACTCTCTGTAAACGGGCTTCAGTTGATTGAAACGATAAAAGCTTCGGGTACTGAATCCGACTTCTTTGCTAAATGGGTCGATAGTCAGTCGGTGCTGATAAATATGCAGCAACGTATTGGGCTTATTTCACAAAAACTTGACCTGGCTTCTCCCCTGCTCAATTCACTGAACACTATGGTATTACTTGGCTTTGGCAGTATTCTGGTGATCAGGGGTGAACTCACAATGGGCCAGCTAATTGTTTTTCAGGCACTGATGGGCAGTTTTACTGCGCCTGTCAATAGTCTTGTGAGTTTATATTCAAAAGTGCAGGATATAACAGCCGGAGTAAACAGGCTGGATGATGTCCTGAATGCTGAAATAGATAAAGCAGTTGTTCTGCCTGATCAGGATTATGGGACTGAGACAGCAGCAGATGCTAAACTAAAAGGCTTTGTTGAATTGCGTAATGTTACATTCGGTTATAGTCCGCTGGAAAAACCCCTGATTGAAAATTTCAACCTGAAGCTGGAACCCGGTGCGAGGGTTGCCCTTGTTGGTTCATCAGGCTCCGGGAAATCAACTATTTCAAAACTTGTTTCCGGGCTTTACGAACCCTGGTCAGGCGAAATTCTGTTTGATGGAATTCATAGGGATAATATTCCCCGCCCTGTGATGAATAACTCATTGGCCCTGGTTGACCAGGATATCTTTCTCTTCCAGGACTCTATTAAAGAAAATATCGCCATGTGGAATCATGCGATTCCGGATCAGCATATTATCAAGGCTTCCGCAGATGCAGAAATTCATGGGGAAATCAGTTCTTGTCCCGGTGGATACAATTACCAGATTGAAGAAGGCGGAAAAAATTTCAGCGGAGGTCAATGTCAGCGGATAGAAATTGCCCGGGCCCTGGCTATAAATCCATCCATAATCATCCTTGATGAAGCCACAAGTGCCCTGGATGCGACAACCGAGAAAAATATTGATGACAATCTCCGACGCAGGGGTTGCACCTGCATCATTGTAGCACACCGACTGAGTACTATCAGGGATTGTGATGAAATTATCGTGTTAACAGCCGGCAAGGTTGCTGAACGAGGCACGCATGAAGAATTGATGAAGCTGAATGGAGCCTACAAAAGGCTAATCCAGGAGGCATAA
- a CDS encoding NHLP bacteriocin system secretion protein, whose amino-acid sequence MPSDLYREQASKQEHPGQQLNQLIHVIKPSAWLIIAGIGLILIFLLLWGFMGNTTTKVAGTGILIRSTGNRSIASPVNGQLSEINVKLGDSVRTGQLIALISQPELKQKLDDVQQQHDELEDYYSLLAHEHLKDSVIQANSKLSQHRSLKRKVENLENRLKSQLEREKNLENLHSQGLVTKTQVFEIQQQIVATREEIEAINLDDSQLDISLSASEFSKRTQLLETWNQVLLARATLADAQLQYDQASKIISDYTGTVIEISVLPGSFVNAGIPLITIETLEKTVEALIFIPPNIADEIEKGMKVEIIPTTFHVEEYGFIKGKVSFVSHFPVTSSSMMSLLDNARLVEMLSAYGAPYRVDVELTKDSSTFSGYQWSSSSGPQKKLSTGTICTGNVIAREQPPITLVMPFMKKLIGI is encoded by the coding sequence ATGCCATCTGACTTATACCGTGAGCAAGCCTCAAAGCAGGAACATCCCGGGCAGCAACTAAACCAATTGATACATGTAATTAAGCCTTCAGCCTGGCTGATCATAGCAGGAATTGGGCTTATTCTCATTTTTTTATTATTGTGGGGATTCATGGGCAATACAACTACTAAAGTAGCCGGGACCGGGATTTTGATACGGTCAACCGGAAACAGGAGTATTGCATCGCCTGTTAATGGACAACTATCTGAAATTAATGTAAAGCTGGGAGATTCAGTTAGAACCGGGCAATTAATAGCTCTGATTTCCCAGCCTGAATTAAAACAAAAACTGGATGATGTCCAGCAGCAGCATGATGAACTTGAAGACTATTATTCACTACTTGCCCATGAGCACCTGAAAGACTCGGTAATTCAGGCAAATAGTAAATTATCACAACACCGCAGCCTAAAAAGAAAGGTTGAAAACCTGGAAAACCGGCTAAAAAGCCAGCTTGAACGGGAGAAAAACTTGGAAAATCTACACAGCCAGGGACTTGTCACAAAAACACAGGTTTTTGAGATACAGCAGCAAATAGTTGCCACACGCGAAGAAATAGAAGCCATTAACTTGGATGACTCACAGTTGGATATTTCGCTTTCGGCTTCGGAATTTTCGAAAAGAACTCAATTACTTGAAACCTGGAACCAGGTCCTCCTAGCTCGTGCTACTCTTGCTGATGCCCAACTTCAGTATGATCAGGCAAGTAAAATTATTTCTGACTATACCGGGACAGTGATCGAAATAAGTGTTTTACCCGGTTCTTTTGTTAATGCAGGAATTCCGCTGATCACTATTGAAACCCTTGAAAAAACAGTAGAAGCCTTGATCTTTATCCCTCCAAATATCGCTGATGAAATTGAAAAAGGGATGAAAGTGGAAATCATTCCAACAACATTCCATGTGGAAGAGTATGGATTTATAAAAGGAAAGGTCAGTTTCGTTTCTCACTTCCCTGTTACATCAAGCAGCATGATGTCGCTTCTTGATAATGCCAGGCTGGTTGAAATGCTTTCTGCCTATGGTGCCCCATACCGTGTGGATGTCGAATTGACCAAAGATTCATCCACATTCAGCGGTTATCAATGGTCATCTTCATCAGGGCCACAGAAAAAATTGTCGACCGGTACCATTTGTACTGGAAACGTTATTGCAAGGGAACAACCTCCCATTACCCTTGTAATGCCATTTATGAAGAAATTGATTGGAATTTGA
- a CDS encoding prolyl oligopeptidase family serine peptidase, producing the protein MKSQISEGDYYTMLFRLESVLDEYSRVKEYETAGHIRELYSNYQIDKAKLIDNPGLLSEKTGISRRAFKSKIDGTLQPYSIKVPLDFDRNKKYPLFIMLHGSGSDDQGMLKENLTDGNFIEIAPFGRGTSNCFTTDYAETDVKEAIDDAILNYPVDTSRIIIAGFSMGGYGAYRIFYEYPGLFKGVVVFSGHPNLAGKWIGEGYPDFLNPTYLEPFKNIPVFIYHSKNDLNCPYDLTEELVAKLKKAGAKVEFITTEEGGHGILNDSYTSVYLQWLKNLY; encoded by the coding sequence TTGAAAAGCCAGATTTCAGAAGGCGATTATTATACCATGCTTTTCAGGCTGGAGAGTGTCCTGGACGAATATTCAAGAGTTAAAGAGTACGAAACAGCGGGACACATCAGGGAACTTTATTCTAACTACCAAATAGATAAAGCGAAATTAATTGATAACCCCGGATTATTATCTGAGAAAACAGGTATTTCGAGGCGGGCATTCAAATCAAAAATTGATGGTACACTACAGCCCTACAGTATTAAAGTTCCCCTGGATTTCGACAGGAACAAAAAATATCCACTTTTCATTATGTTGCATGGAAGTGGTTCCGATGACCAGGGAATGCTAAAGGAAAACCTGACAGATGGAAATTTTATTGAAATAGCACCTTTCGGAAGGGGCACATCCAATTGTTTTACCACCGATTATGCGGAAACAGATGTAAAAGAGGCCATTGATGATGCCATACTGAACTATCCTGTCGATACTTCGAGAATCATCATTGCCGGTTTTTCCATGGGTGGTTATGGAGCCTACAGGATATTTTACGAATACCCCGGATTATTTAAAGGAGTGGTTGTTTTTTCGGGGCATCCCAACCTTGCAGGTAAATGGATTGGCGAAGGTTACCCTGATTTCCTGAATCCCACTTACCTGGAGCCTTTTAAGAATATTCCTGTTTTTATTTATCACAGCAAGAATGATTTAAACTGCCCTTACGACCTCACAGAGGAGCTGGTGGCTAAACTAAAAAAAGCCGGAGCCAAAGTTGAATTCATAACCACTGAGGAAGGTGGACACGGAATACTAAATGATAGTTACACTTCGGTATATTTACAATGGTTGAAAAATTTATACTGA